DNA sequence from the Cupriavidus oxalaticus genome:
GGTGGGCCTTGGCGCGCTGCAGGCCGGCGGCGACCGATTCCGCGCGCTCCAGCGCCACCCCTGCGGCCAGCACGTCGCCAAGCACAAGGTGACTGATGCGGGAGGTCATCGGCGTATAGACCTCGCTGTCTTCCTCGACGTCGGAAAACACGCAGACGTCGGCCAGCCTGGCCAGCGGCGAGCCGCTGTGGGTGATCGCCAGCACGCTGGCGCCGCTGCTGCGCGCCAGCGTGGCGGCGGTCAGCATGTCCCAGGTGCGGCCGCTGTTGGACACCAGCACCGCCACGTCGCCGGCGCCGAGCAGTGCGGCGGACATGCTGAAGACATGCGGGTCGGAGTAGGCGACGGTCGGCATGCCGAGGCGGAAGAACTTGTGCTGGATGTCGAGCGCGACGATGCCGGAATTGCCGCAGCCGTAGAACTCGATGCGGCGCGCGCGCGCCAGCAGGTGGATGCCGTGTTCGATCTGGTCGGCCGACAGCGCGTTGCGCACGCTCATCAGCGTGGCGATGGTGCGGTCGAACACCTTGCCGGCGATGTCGGCGGGTCGGTCGTGGGCCTCCACGTCCTGGTGCACGAAGGGCATGCCGCCGCCGACGTTCTGCGCGAACTGCAGCTTGAATTCGCGGAAGCCGTCGTAGCCCAGCGCGGCGCAGAAGCGTGCGATGGTGGGCTGCGACACGCCTGCGCGCTCGGCCAGTTCGGGCATCGACAGGCGGATCACGGCGGCGCCGTGCTCGGCGACGTAGTCCGCCAGTCGGCGTTCGGAGGGGCGGAGCGTGTCGTAGACGGCAAGGATTCGGTCGCGCATGGCGGCGGGCGGATATCAGGTTGTTCGGGATCTCTAATGTAGAGATTCTACATCCGTTGACGCGGCATCGTGCCCGAAATCGTGCTTGCCTGGCTGTCAGGGTTTGCCCGTGATGTGGGAAAGCGAGCAAGATTGAGCGCCATTGTGATGCATGATCCAGTCGACGGCGGCATTGCAATCGGTAATAATGTAGAAAATCTACATGCGATCGCGCCGTTTTGGTGCTACGCCCCGACAAAAGGAACGTCTCCGCCATGCCCATTGCCGTCCATGCCGAGCTGTTGGCCGTCACCGAACGCATCGTTGCCCGCAGCCGCGCCAGCCGTGCCGCCTACCTTGCACGCTGCGAGCGTGCGCAAGCCGAGCTGGGACCGCTGCGGGGCATGTCCTGCGCCAACCTGGCGCACGGCTTCGCCGCACTGCCAGCCAACGACAAGCTGAAGCTGCGCGTCGACCATGCGCCCAATCTCGGCATCGTCACCGCGTACAACGACATGCTGTCGGCCCACCAGCCGTATGAGCGCTATCCCGGCGTGATCCGCGAAGCCGCGCGCGCGGTGGGGGCCGTGGCGCAGGTGGCGGGCGGCGTGCCGGCGATGTGCGATGGCATCACGCAGGGCAATCCCGGCATGGAGCTATCCCTGTTCTCGCGCGATGCGATTGCCATGGGCACGGCGATCGCGTTGTCGCACAACACCTTCGATGCGGCGCTGATGCTGGGCGTGTGCGACAAGATCGTGCCGGGCCTGCTGATGGGCGCGCTGCAGTTCGGCCACCTGCCGGTGGTGTTTGTGCCGGCGGGCCCGATGGCCACCGGCCTGTCCAACAAGGAGAAGGCGCGCGTGCGCCAGCTTTACGCCACCGGCCAGGTCGGCCGCGATGCGCTGCTCGAGGCCGAATGCCAGGCCTACCACGGCGCCGGCACCTGCACCTTCTACGGCACCGCCAACAGCAACCAGTTCCTGATGGAAATCATGGGCCTGCACCTGCCCGGCGCGGCCTTCGTCCACCCGGACAGCGGCCTGCGCGACGCGCTGACGGCCGCCGCCGCGCAGCGCGCGATCGCGCTGAGCGCGCGCGGCAGCGAATACCTGCCGCTGGCGCGCATCGTCGACGAGCGCGCCGTGGCCAACGCCATGGTCGGCCTGCTGGCGACGGGCGGCTCCACCAACCACACCATCCACCTGGTGGCGATGGCGCGCGCCGCCGGCATCATCATCGACTGGGACGACTTCGACCAGCTGTCGCGCATCACGCCGCTGCTCGCGCGGGTGTATCCGAACGGCTCCGCCGACGTGAACCACTTCCATGCGGCCGGCGGCGCCGGGCTGATCATCCGCGAGCTGCTGCAGGCCGGGCTGCTGCATGAGGACGTGCAGACCGTCGCGGGCCCGGGCCTGGCGCGCTACACGCAGGAGCCGGTGATGCGCGATGGCGT
Encoded proteins:
- a CDS encoding MurR/RpiR family transcriptional regulator, whose product is MRDRILAVYDTLRPSERRLADYVAEHGAAVIRLSMPELAERAGVSQPTIARFCAALGYDGFREFKLQFAQNVGGGMPFVHQDVEAHDRPADIAGKVFDRTIATLMSVRNALSADQIEHGIHLLARARRIEFYGCGNSGIVALDIQHKFFRLGMPTVAYSDPHVFSMSAALLGAGDVAVLVSNSGRTWDMLTAATLARSSGASVLAITHSGSPLARLADVCVFSDVEEDSEVYTPMTSRISHLVLGDVLAAGVALERAESVAAGLQRAKAHLRERRIAGAEPARTLPPARGRATAQPDAGDVKPAPAATRTRRRKPG
- the edd gene encoding phosphogluconate dehydratase; the encoded protein is MPIAVHAELLAVTERIVARSRASRAAYLARCERAQAELGPLRGMSCANLAHGFAALPANDKLKLRVDHAPNLGIVTAYNDMLSAHQPYERYPGVIREAARAVGAVAQVAGGVPAMCDGITQGNPGMELSLFSRDAIAMGTAIALSHNTFDAALMLGVCDKIVPGLLMGALQFGHLPVVFVPAGPMATGLSNKEKARVRQLYATGQVGRDALLEAECQAYHGAGTCTFYGTANSNQFLMEIMGLHLPGAAFVHPDSGLRDALTAAAAQRAIALSARGSEYLPLARIVDERAVANAMVGLLATGGSTNHTIHLVAMARAAGIIIDWDDFDQLSRITPLLARVYPNGSADVNHFHAAGGAGLIIRELLQAGLLHEDVQTVAGPGLARYTQEPVMRDGVLQWRNGATASGDAQVVASAAAPFSPEGGLRLMQGNLGRGVIKVSAVAAEHRVVEAPVRVFDAQEALQAAFDAGELNGDLVAVVRFQGPNANGMPELHRLTPVLGALQDAGHKVALVTDGRMSGASGKVPAVIHVGPEALAGGALARVRDGDRIRVDAVAGVLQWLGDEGEFAARAPAVAPADDFARFSLGRGLFGAFRRHARIAEEGGSALDLSEADAGAAPVASAAAVAAQTVAQ